In a genomic window of Candidatus Neomarinimicrobiota bacterium:
- a CDS encoding class I SAM-dependent methyltransferase, translating into MKNETQYFGKDLEAMSFAYNYHKWILEEFTPYLGAHVAEVGAGMGHFSEFLLETQINHLTTFEPSENMYPVLENNFAHHNNVDTIHAFFEDQSHQYNQSFDSICYVNVLEHIEKDREALTHAYKTLQQNGHILIFVPALSFLYSNFDKAVGHYRRYSKKELVDVVSAAGFSIKKINYFDIAGIIPWYVAFVLLKQTTTESNVSLYDTWVVPIMKKVERIIPPIIGKNLILIGQKA; encoded by the coding sequence ATGAAAAACGAGACTCAATACTTCGGAAAGGACTTGGAAGCAATGTCCTTTGCCTATAATTATCATAAATGGATTCTTGAAGAATTCACCCCATACCTTGGTGCTCATGTAGCAGAAGTGGGGGCAGGAATGGGTCATTTTTCTGAATTTTTATTAGAAACTCAAATAAATCACCTTACCACATTTGAGCCATCTGAAAATATGTACCCTGTCCTTGAAAATAATTTTGCTCATCATAATAACGTAGATACTATTCATGCATTTTTTGAAGACCAATCGCATCAATACAATCAATCGTTTGATTCCATCTGTTACGTAAATGTTCTTGAACATATAGAAAAAGATAGAGAAGCCTTAACGCATGCCTATAAAACGCTTCAACAAAATGGGCATATTCTGATCTTTGTACCTGCACTATCATTTTTGTACAGCAATTTTGATAAAGCCGTGGGACATTATAGACGGTATTCTAAAAAGGAACTTGTAGATGTGGTTTCAGCAGCAGGATTTTCAATTAAAAAAATCAACTATTTTGATATAGCTGGAATTATTCCATGGTATGTTGCTTTCGTATTGTTAAAACAAACTACAACCGAGTCTAATGTTTCTTTGTACGACACTTGGGTTGTCCCAATCATGAAAAAAGTAGAACGCATCATACCACCCATCATCGGAAAAAACTTGATTCTTATTGGGCAGAAAGCATAA